The genomic segment ACGAAGGGGCCGCGTCGGCGACACCGCTGTCCGCCGTCCCGGCGGAGTTCCCGAACGAACCGGCCGGCGCACCGGAGCCGCGCGCTCCGCGCGACGACGCCGACCCCGCGGGCCCGCCCGCGAGGGCCCCTGAGGGCGTGCAGCAGGGCCAGGACGGCCTCGCGGGTGCCCCGGGGGCGACGGGAGGCACCGGAGTCACCGACGGCGGTGGCGCGCCGCGCACGGCGCCGGCGTCGGGGGTCGCCGAGGCCCTGGGCGATGTGCTCGGCGGTGCGGCCGAGCGGCTGATGGGCGCCCGCTGGGACCGGAAGGTCGCGCACGGGCTGTCGTTCCTGCGGCGCCGGATCACCGGCGACTACGAGGTCGACGAGTTCGGTTACGACGAGCAGCTCACCGACCAGGTGCTCATGTCGGTGCTGCGGCCGTTCTTCGACCAGTACTTCCGGGTCGAGGTCAAGGGCATCGAGAACATCCCGGCCGAGGGCGGGGCCCTGGTGGTCGCGAACCATTCCGGGACGCTGCCGCTGGACGGGCTGATGGCGCAGGTCGCCGTCCACGACCACCACCCGGCCGGCCGCCATCTGCGGCTGCTCGCCGCCGACCTGGTCTTCGTGCTGCCGGTGGTGAACGAGCTGGCCCGTAAGGCGGGCCACACGCTGGCCTGCACCGAGGACGCCCAGTTGCTGCTGGAGCGCGGTGAGGTCGTCGGGGTGATGCCGGAGGGCTTCAAGGGCCTCGGCAAGCCCTTCGCCGACCGCTACAAGCTGCAGCGCTTCGGGCGCGGCGGTTTCGTCGCGACGGCGCTGAAGACCGGGGCGCCGATCATTCCGTGCTCGATCGTGGGCGCGGAGGAGATCTACCCCATGGTCGGCAACTCCAAGACGCTGGCGCGGCTGCTGGGCGTGCCGTACTTCCCGGTCACGCCGACGTTCCCCTGGCTGGGGCCGCTGGGCCTGGTGCCGCTGCCGACGAAGTGGACGATCCAGTTCGGCGAGCCGATCAGGACCGACCACTACCCGCCGGAGGCGGCGGAGGACCCGATGCTGGTCTTCAACCTGACGGACCAGGTGCGGGAGACGATCCAGCACACGCTGTACAAGCTCCTGGTGCAGCGGCGGTCCGTGTTCTTCTGAGTTCTGCTGAGACCTGCTCGTTCGGACGGGAAAGGGGGGTCCGGGCCATTGGCCCGGACCCCCCTTTCCGATGCACGACCGCCGGTTACTCCTTGGCGTCCTCCGCCCCGAGGCCGAGGCCCGGGAGCAGGCCGGGGAGCAGCGGGGGCAGGTTGACGGACGGCGGGGTGGAGGCCGCCGGGTCGGACGGCTTCTCGCCGCCGGTGCCCGGTGACGGGGGAAGCAGTCCGTCCGTACCGCCGAGCAGATGGTCCTTGTCGGCGCCGGCGCTCGGGCTGTCGGTGGTGCCCGGTGTGCCGCTGTGGCCTTCCGCGGTGGCGGGGGCGTGCGGCGCCGGCGTCGCTGTGCCGCTGTGCCCGGTACCGACGGAACCGGGTTTGCCGGTCTGACGGTGCGCGGGGCCTTCGCTGCCCTGGGGTTTCGGGAGCTTGCCGGCCAGCGGCGCGACATCGTGCTCTATGGCGTCGAAGACCGACGTCACCTGACTGCTCACATCACCGAGCTGACTGGGCAGCCGGTCGCGCAGCTGGCTCCAGCCTTCGCGGTGCGAGGCGTTGAACTCGTTCAGCAGCTCCATCGGCTGCAGCGAGCCGTCCCGCTGGTACGCCTCGGTGAGCAGCCGGTGGCCTTCCGCGGCCTCCTGGTGCATACCGGAGAGCGCCCGGCGGACCTCGCCGACCGATTCACTGTCGAGCTCGCCCGAGCGACCGCGCTCCATGAGGCGCCTGGCCTCCTGCATGCGGGTCGCCGCCATGTCCAGATAGACGCTTCCTCGGGAGGCGTCGTTGTTGGCCATGTCCAGCTTGAGATCCTCCATGCCCCGTTTGAGGCCGTAGAGGGTGTCCCCTGGCAGTGCGTTCGTACTGGCCGCCGCGACTCCGCCGAGGGCCCCGGCCGCGACGCCCACGGAGAGCCCGCCGGCGGCGAGCCGGCGGGACCAGCGGGAACGCGGCCTGAGTTTCCCGAGCCCGGTGGCGCGGTGGGCGCCGCCGGTGCGTTGCTCGGGGACCTTGGGGGAGACCTCAAGGCTGCCGTCGGCGAGCGCGGTCTCCATCGCGGCGATCAGTTGGGCACGTTGCACCGTCTTCGCCTCGGCGCTCAGCACCGGCGGCTGCCGGTTGCCGATGGCGCCGACCAGAGCCAGCAGCTGCCCCTGATCGGGGTCGGCGTGCCGGTCCGTGGCATGGGCGCCGTGTTCGCCGGCGGGCTCCTGGGGTGGGCTGTCGGAGTTCCGGGGGTCTTCCCCCGGAAAACCGGCAGTCTCAAGGGCCTGGGCGAAGGCGTTCGCCCGACGGTGTGCCGTTGCTTGTCCGATCATGGGCGGCACCTCCTCTCGTCATCCACACTCGACTCCCGAAGCCGCCCGGAAGGTTGCATTCCTTGTTTCTGTCCACCCAATCGAGTGACTGGAAGCGGCCAGAGCGCGGCAGAGAGGTGTCTGCATGTGGTGCAACGAGCGCCGCGCCAGTTGGGTTACGCGGTCATGATGATCGGACCGGAGCGGCCGGAAAAAAGGCCGGAGAGGGTGGGGAAAAAGGGACAACTCAGTCTCACCGGGCGTCTTCGGGGAGAAGTCTGGCCAGGGTTCGCACGGCGCGGTACTGAAGGGTCTTGATCGCCCCTTCGTTCTTGCCCATGATGCGTGCGGTCTCGGCGACCGACAGGCCCTGCAGGAAGCGCAGCGTCACGCACTCCTGCTGCTGGGGGTTGAGTTTCCTGACGGCGACGAGCAGCGCCTCGTTGGACAGCGATTCCAGCACCGAGTCCTCGGGGCTGCGCTCGACCTCGTTGGCGTCGAGCATCTCGCCGGTGGTGACCTCGAGCCGGAAGCGGCTGGACTTGAAGTGGTCGGCGACCAGGTTGCGGGCGATGGTGACGAGCCACGCGCCGAAGTCGCGGCCCTGCCAGGTGAAGGTGCCGATCCGGCGCAGGGCGCGCAGGAACGTCTCACTGGTCAGGTCCTCGGCGGTCGCCTTGCCGCCGACGCGGTAGTAGATGTAGCGGTAGACGGTGTCGGAGTAGTGGTCGTAGAGCCGGCCGAAGGCCTCGGTCTCGCCGGCCTGGGCCCGCTCGACGAGGTCCATCATCCGGCCGCTGTCACTGTCCGCGGCGGGACGGCGAGCGGTCGGTCCTCCGGCGGCGTTGCTGCCGGAGCCGCTCTGAGGGTTGTTCCGGGTGCGTCTGCCTGCGGCGGTGCTGACTTCGGCCAGTGCGTACGCGGGGCCGGCGGGAAAGGGCGTGGCGAGGGCGGGCTCGGCGAACGCGGGGACGACACGCAGGCAGTCGTTCACCAATGCGCGCAGCGTTGCCAGGCCGGAGGTGTCAACCCCGTCGTGTGGGTACACGGGACTCCCAGAGGCAGAACTTCCATCACGTGCAGTACGGGACCGTGCACCCGCCGTGGTCGACGTGTGGGTTCCGATTGCGTCTGAGGAGAATAACGCTTCGTACAGGCGGCGCTACACCGTGTTGCCTAAATCGCCGGTTACGTCGGTTCCTTGGTGCATTGGTGATCGATCAATTATCGAACATTGAAACGAAGTTGACCGTATCTGTTCGTGAATTGCTCGCGGGGAGTGCGTGTTGTGGCTGTGTGGCAGTGCTGCGACTGCGGTGGGTCCAGAGGGGGTACGACGGACCGCCGGAACGTGGCGCGCCGGCCGTGTCGGGACGGTCCGGCGGCCCGCGCCGACCGTGCCGGCGCCCCGGAGCTAGCGGCGGCGTCGGTGGATCGCGACCGCGGCGACCGCGCCGCCGGCGACGGCGCCCACTCCGGCCGCGGCCGGGATGCCGATCTTCGCGGCCTTGCGGCCGGTGCGGTAGTCGCGCAGCCGCCAGCCCTGGGCGCGGGCGTGCTTGCGCAGCCGCGTGTCGGGGTTGATCGCGTACGGGTGTCCGACCAGTGACAGCATCGGGATGTCGTTCGCCGAGTCGCTGTACGCGGCGCAGCGGGACAGTTGCAGTCCCTCGGCGGCGGCGAGCGCCCGGACCGCCTCGGCCTTGGACGGGCCGTGCAGCGGTTCGCCGACCAGCCGGCCGGTGTAGACGCCGCCGACGGATTCGGCGACGGTGCCCAGCGCGCCGGTCAGGCCGAGCCGGCGGGCGATGATCGTCGCGGTCTCCACGGGCGCGGCCGTGACCAGCCAGACCCGCTGGCCCGCGTCGAGGTGGGCCTGGGCGAGCGCCCGGGTGCCCGGCCAGATCTTCTCGGCCATGTACTCGTCGTAGATCTCCTCGCCGATCGCCATGAGCTCCTCGACGCGGTGCCCCTTGACGATCGACAGCGCGCTGTCCCGCGCGTCCTGCATGTGCTCGGGGTCCTCGGACCCGGCGAGCCGGAACCAGGCCTGCTGCCAGGCGAAGCGGGCGAGCTCGCGCTTGTGGAAGAACTTCCGCTTGTACAGTCCGCGGCCGAAGTGGAAGATCGCGGCGCCCTGCATCACGGTGTTGTCGAGGTCGAAGAAGGCGGCGGCGTGCGGATCCCCCACGACGGGGAAGTCGGGCGCGGCGGGTTCCTTCTCCGGCGCCGCGAGTGCGGCCTCGGCCGCGGCCTCGCCTGCCAGCACGCTGCGCGCGGTGGCGGAGCGCCTACGGGGGGTGAGCCATTGCAAAGCGGCCATGCGGCGAGCATAGCCATTCTGTTCGGCCGGTCCTTGCCGGGTAAGGAGCGAAGGCGTGAACTCCTCGCGACGTACGTGTTACCCGCCGGGCGGGTCCACCGGAAGCGGTCGGGGGCACAATGTCTCGAATGAGTCCTCTCCTGCGCCGTGGCGCCCGCAAGGATCCCGCCGACCGCACCGTGACGCTGATCGGCAAGCCCGGCTGCCATCTGTGCGACGACGCCCGCGCCGTGATCGAGAAGGTCGCGGGGGAGCTCGGTTCCCGGGTCGAGGAGCGGGACATCACGCAGGACGAGGAGCTGTACCGCAAGTACTGGGAGCAGATTCCGGTGGTGCTGGTCGACGGCGAGCAGCACGACTTCTGGCGGGTCGACGAGCAGCGGCTGCGGACCGCCCTGACCGGCAGGTGATTTGCGCGCGTTACTCGTGGTGCGCGTATTCGATTACCATCGAGTTCGTTTTGTACACCCGGGGGCTAGGCGTGAGGAGTGTGGGCGCGTGCTCTCCGGACGGTTCCAGGGGTCTGGCGGCTATGCCGTCGTGGACCTGGAGGCCACCGGGTCCAGTTCACGGCGGCACCGGGTGGTCGAGGTGGCGGTCGTGCTGCTCGACCGGGAGCGCTTCCCGCAGGGTGAGTTCAGTACGTTGATCGATCCCGAGGGGCCGGTCGGCCCGACCCACATCCATGGCATCGAGGGGCACCACCTCGGTGGCGCGCCGACGTTCGCGGGGATCGCGCCGAAACTGCTGGGGCTGCTGCGCGGCAGGGTGCTGGTGGGGCACAACGTGGGCTGTGACCGGGCGTTCCTGGCCGCGGAGTACGCGCGGCTCGGGGTGACGCTGCCGGCCGTGCCGGAGTTGTGCACCATGCGGATGGCGATCTCCCGGGTGCCCGCTCCGCGCGGATTCTCGCTGGGGGCTTGCGTAGCGGACGCCGGACTGGGTGACTGGGCGGCGCACACGGCGCTGGGTGACGCACGGGCCACCGCGCGGCTGTTCGCCCATTACGCGGCGGACGCACCGGACCGGGCCGGCGTGCCCGGAGCGGTGGAGGCCGCGGCGGGAGTGGAGTGGCCGGTGATCGCGCATCTGCCGGCGGCCGACGCGCTCTGGCTGGGGCGGCGCTCCGCTGATCGTCCGGCGGACCGGTCGGCGGAAATATCGAACGACCCGAAGGGGTGGAACGATTCGGCACAGCAAATGGTTCCTAATGTCCGGAATGGGAGTGCGTGATGCCGGTCACTTCCCCTGGACAAAGCGGACACTATCTTTGTGCACGCGTTCACAAAGACATAGCCTGGCATGCACGGGGCGGCCCCGGGGACTGTGGTCCCTGGACGTCTACGCTCTATCCGCAGGAGCATCGTGGCAACTAGCCGTTCTCACCGACCGGCGACCCGCAGCCGAGGTATCCCCGAGGCCACCGTCGCCAGGCTTCCGCTGTACCTGCGGGCTCTCACCACGCTCTCCGAGCGTTCGGTGCCCACGGTGTCGTCGGAGGAACTCGCGACCGCCGCGGGCGTCAACTCCGCGAAGCTGCGCAAGGACTTCTCCTACCTCGGCTCCTACGGGACCCGCGGCGTCGGCTACGACGTCGAGTACCTCGTCTACCAGATCTCCCGTGAACTGGGCCTCACCCAGGACTGGCCGGTCGTGATCGTCGGTATCGGCAACCTCGGCGCCGCTCTTGCCAACTACGGCGGCTTCGCCTCCCGTGGTTTCCGCGTCGCGGCCCTCATGGACGCCGACGCGGCCCTCGCCGGGAAGCTGGTCGCCGGACTCCCGGTCCGGCACATCGACGAGCTGGAAGCGATCGTCGAGGACAACCAGGTGTCGATCGGTGTCATCGCGACCCCGGCCGGCGCCGCGCAGGAGGTCTGCGACCGCCTCGTCACCGCGGGCGTCACCTCCATCCTGAACTTCGCGCCGACCGTGCTGCAGGTCCCCGAGGGCGTCGACGTCCGCAAGGTCGACCTCTCCATCGAACTGCAGATCCTCGCGTTCCACGAGCAGCGCAAGGCCGGCGAGCAGGGCCAGGGCCCGGACGGGGACGTGCCCGCCGTGATGCCGGCATGAGTGTTCTCGTCGTCGGCCTGAGCCACCGCAGCGCCCCGGTCAGCTTGCTGGAGCGGGCCGCGCTCACGGATGAGGCCAAGGCCAAACTGCTGCAGGACGCGCTGGCCGCCGAGCCCGCGACCGAAGCGGCGGTGCTCGCCACCTGCAACCGCATCGAGCTGTACGCGGACGTGGACAAGTTCCACGCGGGCGTCGCCGAGCTGTCGATGCTGCTGTCGCTGCACAGCGGCGTCGGCCTCGAAGAGCTCACTCCTTATCTTTATGTGCACTACGAGGACCGGGCGGTCCACCACCTGTTCTCGGTCGCCTGCGGCCTGGACTCCATGGTGGTCGGCGAGGGCCAGATCCTCGGCCAGATCAAGGACGCGCTCGCCCTCGGCCAGGAGCTGCACACCGCGGGACGGCTCCTCAACGACCTGTTCCAGCAGGCCCTGCGGGTCGGCAAGCGCGCCCACAGCGAGACCGGCATCGACCGGGCCGGGCAGTCCCTCGTCACCTTCGGCCTCGACCAACTGGCCGCCACCACCGGCCCGCTGGCCGGTAAGCGCGTGCTGGTGGTCGGCGCGGGCTCGATGTCCTCGCTCGCCGCCGCGACCCTGGCCCGCGCGGGCGTCACCGAACTCGTCATCGCCAACCGCACCGCCGACCGCGCGGAGCGGCTCGCCGCCCAGCTCGGCGGCCGGGCCGCCGACTTCGACGCCGTCGCCGGCGAACTGGCCTCGGCCGACCTCGTCGTGTCGTGTACCGGGGCGACCGGGCTGGTCCTGGACCACGCCACCGTCGCCGCCGCCGTCGCCACCCGCACCGCGACCGGCGCCGGCGCCGCACCGCTGGCCCTGCTCGACCTGGCCATGCCGCGCGACGTCGACGCCGCCGTGCACGGCCTCGAAGGCGCCCACCTGGTCGACATAGAGTCGCTCGCCGAGGCCTCCGCGGACGCCCCGATGGCCGCCGACGTCGACGAGGTCCGCAAGATCGTCGCCGCCGAGGTCGGTGCCTTCGGCGCCGCCCAGCGCGCCGCCCGCATCACCCCCACCGTCGTCGCGCTGCGCGCGATGGCCGCCGATGTCGTCACCGGTGAACTCACCCGGCTCGACGGACGGCTCCCCGACCTGGACGACAAGCTGCGCTCGGAGATCACCCAGACCGTGCGCCGCGTCGTCGACAAGCTCCTGCACGCGCCCACCGTGCGGGTCAAGCAGCTCGCGGGCGAACCCGGCGGCGCCGGGTACGCCGACGCGCTGCGTGAACTCTTCGACCTCGACCCGCAGGCGGTCGCCGCCGTCAGCAGGGCCGACGACCCGAATCGAGGGCGGCCATGAACGGCCCCACCGCATTGAAATTGGGCACCCGGCGCAGCAAGCTCGCCATGGCGCAGTCCGGCATGGTGGCGGAGCAGGTGCGCCAGCTGACCGGCAGACCGGTCGAGCTCGTCGAGATCACCACGTTCGGGGATGTCTCCCGCGAGCAGCTCGCGCAGATCGGCGGCACCGGAGTCTTCGTCTCCGCGCTGCGGGACGCGCTGCTCGCCGGTGAGATCGACTTCGCCGTGCACTCGCTCAAGGACCTGCCGACGACTCCCGCCGAGGGCCTCACGCTCGCCGCGATCCCGGTCCGCGAGGACCCGCGCGACGCGCTCGTGGCCCGCGACGGGCTGACGTTCGAGGAACTCGTGGCGGCCGCCGCCGCGCTGGGCCGGCCGGCCCGCGTCGGCACCGGATCGCCGCGCAGGATGGCGCAGTTGAACGCCTGGGCCCACAGCCTGGGCGGAGCGGTCGAGACGGTGCCGATCCGAGGCAACGTCGACACCCGCATCGGCTTCGTCACCTCCGGCGAACTCGACGCCGTCGTCCTGGCCGCCGCCGGGCTCAGCCGTCTCGGCCGCCTCGGTGAGGCGACCCAGCTGATCCCCGTCGAAGCCGTCCTGCCCGCCCCCGGACAGGGGGCGCTGGCCGTCGAATGTGCCGCCGGTAACCCGGCGGGACTGGCACTGGCCGCACAGCTCGCGGAGCTCGACGACCCGTTCACCCGGGCCGCCGTCACCGCGGAACGATCACTGCTCGCCGCCCTTGAGGCCGGCTGCTCCGCCCCTGTGGGCGCGCTCGCCGACCTGGTGGCCGACGGGCAGATTTCCGAGCTGCGCCTGCGGGGGGTCGTCGGCACGACCGACGGCACCCAGCTGGTGCAGATGTCCATCACTGGTGCAACCCCTGAGTCCGCGGATGACGCCGCGGTTCTCGGTCGCGAACTCGCGGCCGAGATGCTCGCCAAGGGCGCAGCCGGTCTTATGGGGGAGCGCGAACTTTGAGCCCCACCGCCGTCAATCACTCCGGCCTCGGCCACGTCACCTTCCTCGGTGCCGGGCCCGGTGATCCCGGGCTGTTGACCCTGCGCGCCGTCGAGGCGCTGGCTCATGCCGACATGCTGGTCGGCGAGCCGCACGTGCTGGAGGTCGTGCGTACGCACGCCCGAGCAGATGTGGGCACGGCTGAACCAGCGGCAGGCGAGGGCGCGTTGGACGCCTCCGCTGCCGCCACCCAGCTTGTCATGACGTCCGCACGCACCGGCAAGCGGGTCGTCCGTGCGGTAGCGGGTGATCCCGGCCTGGACAACTGCACGGCGAGCGAGATGCTCGCCTGCGCGGCGGCCGGCATCCCCTTCGAGGTCGTACCGGGCGTCTCCGCGGCCATGGGCGTACCCGCCTACGCCGGGGTCCCGCTCAGCGCCGACGTCCGTTTCGTCGACGCCGCCACCGCCTCCGACCGCTGCTGGAGCGAGGTCGGCGCGAGCGACGCCACGCTGGTCCTCACCACCACGCTGCAGACCGTGGTCGCCACCGCCGCCGAACTGATGGCGGCGGGCCGCAAGCCCGACACCCCGCTGTCGGTCACGGTCGCCGGTACGACGACCCGGCAGCGCACCTGGACCGCGACCCTGGCCACGATCGCCTCCGAGCTCAAGGCCACCAAGGCCCTGCCGACACCGGAGGGCCCGATCGCGGCGATAGCCGTGGTGGGGCAGCGCAGTCTGCAGCGCGCCCAGCTGTCCTGGTTCGAGACCAAGCCGCTGTTCGGCTGGCGCGTCCTGGTGCCGCGCACCAAGGAGCAGGCCGCCTCGCTGTCGGACCAGCTGCGCTCGTACGGCGCGGTCCCGCACGAGGTGCCGACGATCGCCGTCGAGCCGCCGCGCACCCCGCAGCAGATGGAGCGGGCGGTCAAGGGCCTGGTCACCGGGCGTTATGAGTGGATCGCGTTCACGTCGGTCAACGCGGTGAAGGCGGTGCGGGAGAAGTTCGAGGAGTACGGGCTCGACGCCCGCGCCTTCGCGGGGATCAAGGTCGCCGCGGTCGGCGAGCAGACCGCCCAGTCGCTGGTCGAGTTCGGCGTGAAGCCGGATCTCGTGCCGAGCGGTGAGCAGTCCGCGGCCGGACTGCTGGAGGACTGGCCGCCGTACGATCCGGTCTTCGACCCGATCGACCGCGTCTTCCTGCCGCGCGCCGACATCGCCACCGAGACGCTGGTGGCGGGCTTGGTGGAGCTCGGGTGGGAGGTCGACGACGTCACCGCCTACCGGACGGTGCGGGCCTCGCCTCCGCCCGCGGACACTCGGGAAGCGATCAAGGGCGGCGGGTTCGACGCGGTGCTCTTCACGTCGTCGAGCACGGTCCGGAACCTGGTCGGCATCGCCGGCAAGCCGCACAACGTCACGGTGATCGCGTGCATCGGTCCCGCGACGGCGAAGACGGCGGAGGAGCACGGGCTGCGGGTCGACGTGATGTCGCCGGAGCCGTCCGTGCATGCGCTGGCGCAGGCGCTGGCCGATTTCGGCACGGCGCGGCGGCTGGCGGCGGAGGACGCGGGCGATCCTGTGACGCGGCCGAGTGAGCGGCGGCCTGGGTCGCGGCGGCGGGCCAGGGTCTGACGGCCGTTTGTGGGTGATGTTCGGTGCGGGTCCGCTCTGACGGGCGGGGCCGCGCCGGGGTGACTCCTCGGACAGCGAACGCTCGTGCCGGCTTCGAAGTGACGGTCGGATTCGTTCGCTGTCCTGCGGGGACACCCCGCCACGTCCCCTCCGGTCAGTGGGTGGGCGTGCCCCCTGTCCGTGGTCATCCTGCGCTCCGGCCGACGTGTAGTCGGGAAGAGCATGCTGGGACCGGGCGTAGCGTGGACGTCTGGAATGGCTCCGGTGTTGGAGGAAGGCACGGACATGACTGGCTACGGTGATTTCCCCGGAGCGCGCCCCCGCAGGCTGCGCACCAGTCCGGCGATGCGGCGCCTGGTCGCCGAGACCCGGCTGAACCCCGCTGAGCTGATCCTGCCGATGTTCATCCGCGAGGGCATCCGGGAGCCGGTGGCGGTCTCCTCCATGCCCGGCGTGTTCCAGCACACCCGTGACACGCTCCGTAAGGCGGCCCTGGAGGCGGCCGAGGCGGGCGTCGGCGGGATCATGCTGTTCGGTGTGCCGGCGGTGAAGGACGCGCTCGGCACGCAGGGCACCGAGCCGGACGGCGTGCTGCAGGTCGCCATCCGTGACGTGGTCTCCGAGGTCGGGGACGCCGTTGTGGTGATGTCCGATCTGTGTCTGGACGAATTCACCGACCACGGCCACTGCGGAGTGCTCGACGCGCAGGGCCGGGTCGACAACGACGCGACGCTGGAGCGCTACGCCGAGATGGCGCAGGTGCAGGCCGACGCGGGCGTTCATGTGGTGGGGCCGTCCGGGATGATGGACGGTCAGGTCGGCATCGTTCGCGACGCGTTGGACGCGGTCGGGTATGAGGACGTGTCGATCCTGGCGTACACGGCGAAGTACGCGTCGGCCTTCTACGGGCCCTTCCGCGAGGCCGTCGACTCGTCGCTGACGGGAGACCGCAAGACCTACCAGCAGGACCCGGCGAACTTCCGCGAGTCGCTGCGCGAACTGGCACTCGACCTCGCCGAGGGCGCCGACATGGTGATGGTCAAGCCGGCGCTGCCCTATCTGGACGTGCTGCGGAAGGTCGCCGACACGGTCGACGTTCCGGTGGCCGCGTACCAGGTCAGCGGCGAGTACGCGATGGTCGAGGCGGCCGCCGCCAATGGGTGGATCGACCGTGACCGCACCATCCTGGAGACGCTCACGTGTGTGCGGCGGGCCGGGGCGAACATGATCCTTACGTATTGGGCGACCGAGGTCGCGCAGCGGCTGGGCCGCGAGGGCTGATGCCGTCCTACGACGCGACGTAGGCGGTGAAGGCGGCCCAGGCGTCGGGGGTGAAGGTGAGGGCCGGGCCGTCGGGGTCCTTGGAGTCGCGGACGTGCACGGCGGCGGGGTGGGTGGCGACCTCGACGCAGTTGCCGCCTTCGTCGCTGCTGTGGCTGGACTTGCGCCACGCGTACGCGACTTCGAGGCAGTTGCCGCCGTCGCTGCCGCTGTAGCTGGACTTGAACCACGTCGGTGCGGTGTTCATCGATCTCCTAGCAGCCGGTCCAACAGGCCCTTGGATTCCTCTGGGTTGAGGGCCTGTGTCCGCAGCATCGCATATTTCCGCGCCAGGATGCTGACCTCATCGGGGTCGGAGATGAGGTGGCTGCCGCGCTGGGCTTCGGTGTACGCCAGGTGATCGTGGTCAGGTGTTTCCAGTAGGACGAAGGGGCCGGCGAGTGCTGCATGGGTCTGACGGCCGAACGGCATGATCTGGAGGCAGAGTCCGGGGAGATCCGCACGCTCGCGCAGCTGCCGCAACTGTTCCTGGAACACCACTTCGCCGCCTAGGCGGTCCATCAGGATGGCTTCGGCAATGATGAAGCTGGCGCTTGGTGGTTCTTTACGGTGCAGGAGATCCTGGCGTTCGCTGCGTGCCGCGACCCGGTGGTCGATCTCCTCTTCACTGAGCGCCGGGATGTTGCTCCGGAAGG from the Streptomyces sp. RKAG293 genome contains:
- a CDS encoding lysophospholipid acyltransferase family protein, which codes for MADAKVIPFDEDTRARRGPGRPRGRAGSRKKNEGAASATPLSAVPAEFPNEPAGAPEPRAPRDDADPAGPPARAPEGVQQGQDGLAGAPGATGGTGVTDGGGAPRTAPASGVAEALGDVLGGAAERLMGARWDRKVAHGLSFLRRRITGDYEVDEFGYDEQLTDQVLMSVLRPFFDQYFRVEVKGIENIPAEGGALVVANHSGTLPLDGLMAQVAVHDHHPAGRHLRLLAADLVFVLPVVNELARKAGHTLACTEDAQLLLERGEVVGVMPEGFKGLGKPFADRYKLQRFGRGGFVATALKTGAPIIPCSIVGAEEIYPMVGNSKTLARLLGVPYFPVTPTFPWLGPLGLVPLPTKWTIQFGEPIRTDHYPPEAAEDPMLVFNLTDQVRETIQHTLYKLLVQRRSVFF
- a CDS encoding DUF5667 domain-containing protein, with amino-acid sequence MIGQATAHRRANAFAQALETAGFPGEDPRNSDSPPQEPAGEHGAHATDRHADPDQGQLLALVGAIGNRQPPVLSAEAKTVQRAQLIAAMETALADGSLEVSPKVPEQRTGGAHRATGLGKLRPRSRWSRRLAAGGLSVGVAAGALGGVAAASTNALPGDTLYGLKRGMEDLKLDMANNDASRGSVYLDMAATRMQEARRLMERGRSGELDSESVGEVRRALSGMHQEAAEGHRLLTEAYQRDGSLQPMELLNEFNASHREGWSQLRDRLPSQLGDVSSQVTSVFDAIEHDVAPLAGKLPKPQGSEGPAHRQTGKPGSVGTGHSGTATPAPHAPATAEGHSGTPGTTDSPSAGADKDHLLGGTDGLLPPSPGTGGEKPSDPAASTPPSVNLPPLLPGLLPGLGLGAEDAKE
- a CDS encoding ECF subfamily RNA polymerase sigma factor, BldN family, with protein sequence MYPHDGVDTSGLATLRALVNDCLRVVPAFAEPALATPFPAGPAYALAEVSTAAGRRTRNNPQSGSGSNAAGGPTARRPAADSDSGRMMDLVERAQAGETEAFGRLYDHYSDTVYRYIYYRVGGKATAEDLTSETFLRALRRIGTFTWQGRDFGAWLVTIARNLVADHFKSSRFRLEVTTGEMLDANEVERSPEDSVLESLSNEALLVAVRKLNPQQQECVTLRFLQGLSVAETARIMGKNEGAIKTLQYRAVRTLARLLPEDAR
- a CDS encoding HAD-IB family hydrolase is translated as MAALQWLTPRRRSATARSVLAGEAAAEAALAAPEKEPAAPDFPVVGDPHAAAFFDLDNTVMQGAAIFHFGRGLYKRKFFHKRELARFAWQQAWFRLAGSEDPEHMQDARDSALSIVKGHRVEELMAIGEEIYDEYMAEKIWPGTRALAQAHLDAGQRVWLVTAAPVETATIIARRLGLTGALGTVAESVGGVYTGRLVGEPLHGPSKAEAVRALAAAEGLQLSRCAAYSDSANDIPMLSLVGHPYAINPDTRLRKHARAQGWRLRDYRTGRKAAKIGIPAAAGVGAVAGGAVAAVAIHRRRR
- a CDS encoding glutaredoxin family protein; this encodes MSPLLRRGARKDPADRTVTLIGKPGCHLCDDARAVIEKVAGELGSRVEERDITQDEELYRKYWEQIPVVLVDGEQHDFWRVDEQRLRTALTGR
- a CDS encoding 3'-5' exonuclease, encoding MLSGRFQGSGGYAVVDLEATGSSSRRHRVVEVAVVLLDRERFPQGEFSTLIDPEGPVGPTHIHGIEGHHLGGAPTFAGIAPKLLGLLRGRVLVGHNVGCDRAFLAAEYARLGVTLPAVPELCTMRMAISRVPAPRGFSLGACVADAGLGDWAAHTALGDARATARLFAHYAADAPDRAGVPGAVEAAAGVEWPVIAHLPAADALWLGRRSADRPADRSAEISNDPKGWNDSAQQMVPNVRNGSA
- a CDS encoding redox-sensing transcriptional repressor Rex, which codes for MATSRSHRPATRSRGIPEATVARLPLYLRALTTLSERSVPTVSSEELATAAGVNSAKLRKDFSYLGSYGTRGVGYDVEYLVYQISRELGLTQDWPVVIVGIGNLGAALANYGGFASRGFRVAALMDADAALAGKLVAGLPVRHIDELEAIVEDNQVSIGVIATPAGAAQEVCDRLVTAGVTSILNFAPTVLQVPEGVDVRKVDLSIELQILAFHEQRKAGEQGQGPDGDVPAVMPA
- a CDS encoding glutamyl-tRNA reductase produces the protein MSVLVVGLSHRSAPVSLLERAALTDEAKAKLLQDALAAEPATEAAVLATCNRIELYADVDKFHAGVAELSMLLSLHSGVGLEELTPYLYVHYEDRAVHHLFSVACGLDSMVVGEGQILGQIKDALALGQELHTAGRLLNDLFQQALRVGKRAHSETGIDRAGQSLVTFGLDQLAATTGPLAGKRVLVVGAGSMSSLAAATLARAGVTELVIANRTADRAERLAAQLGGRAADFDAVAGELASADLVVSCTGATGLVLDHATVAAAVATRTATGAGAAPLALLDLAMPRDVDAAVHGLEGAHLVDIESLAEASADAPMAADVDEVRKIVAAEVGAFGAAQRAARITPTVVALRAMAADVVTGELTRLDGRLPDLDDKLRSEITQTVRRVVDKLLHAPTVRVKQLAGEPGGAGYADALRELFDLDPQAVAAVSRADDPNRGRP
- the hemC gene encoding hydroxymethylbilane synthase; the protein is MNGPTALKLGTRRSKLAMAQSGMVAEQVRQLTGRPVELVEITTFGDVSREQLAQIGGTGVFVSALRDALLAGEIDFAVHSLKDLPTTPAEGLTLAAIPVREDPRDALVARDGLTFEELVAAAAALGRPARVGTGSPRRMAQLNAWAHSLGGAVETVPIRGNVDTRIGFVTSGELDAVVLAAAGLSRLGRLGEATQLIPVEAVLPAPGQGALAVECAAGNPAGLALAAQLAELDDPFTRAAVTAERSLLAALEAGCSAPVGALADLVADGQISELRLRGVVGTTDGTQLVQMSITGATPESADDAAVLGRELAAEMLAKGAAGLMGEREL